A genomic stretch from Bradyrhizobium quebecense includes:
- a CDS encoding transporter, whose protein sequence is MFHNRFGAVARLAELGCVLAAFTLAAATAARADGCPKPSDEIATDRPDVTNSSIVVPVGSLQSENGINLTGRNSGRTIDGSNSRWRLGIAPCLEVLIDLPSYTDNVRSPGASGFSDVAPGLKWQISPVPGKIDLSVTAGVALPTGVAAIAGRGAQSYIQLPWSWELHDGWGVSGMFTEFFRPAELTGQHMSETTFVIEKKLSERISVFTEYVGDYPDGARPIQLINSGGLYRLTPTQQLDLHFAFGLNRNSPNYIVGLGYSFRVDGLFR, encoded by the coding sequence GTGTTTCACAATCGGTTCGGCGCCGTCGCTCGACTTGCCGAACTCGGGTGCGTGCTTGCTGCGTTCACCCTCGCAGCAGCCACCGCCGCGCGCGCGGACGGTTGTCCCAAGCCGAGTGACGAAATTGCGACCGACCGGCCCGACGTCACCAATTCGAGTATCGTCGTGCCGGTCGGGAGCCTGCAGAGCGAGAACGGCATCAACCTCACCGGCCGCAACAGTGGCCGCACCATCGACGGCAGCAACAGCCGCTGGCGGCTCGGCATCGCGCCCTGCCTCGAGGTCCTGATCGACCTGCCGAGCTATACCGACAATGTGAGATCGCCGGGTGCCTCGGGCTTCTCCGACGTCGCGCCCGGGCTCAAATGGCAGATCAGCCCGGTGCCGGGAAAGATCGACCTGTCGGTCACCGCCGGCGTCGCGCTGCCGACCGGCGTGGCCGCCATCGCCGGGCGCGGCGCGCAGTCCTACATCCAGCTGCCATGGTCATGGGAGCTGCATGACGGCTGGGGTGTCAGCGGCATGTTCACGGAATTCTTCCGCCCGGCCGAGCTGACCGGCCAGCACATGTCGGAAACGACCTTCGTGATCGAGAAGAAATTGTCCGAGCGGATCAGCGTGTTCACCGAATATGTCGGCGACTATCCCGACGGCGCGCGGCCGATCCAGCTGATCAATTCCGGCGGCCTGTACCGGCTCACACCGACCCAGCAACTCGATCTCCATTTCGCGTTCGGGCTCAACCGCAATTCGCCGAACTACATCGTAGGTCTCGGCTATTCATTCCGCGTCGACGGGCTGTTTCGGTAG
- a CDS encoding c-type cytochrome, whose amino-acid sequence MTIRSIAGVLAPRQAKIAAMAAIAILLAVNSARAAGDPARGATLYQGCGDCHSIEKNDVGPMHKGVVGRLAGSVAGYNYSPALKNSRIVWTEARADSDQTRS is encoded by the coding sequence ATGACTATTCGTTCGATCGCAGGCGTGCTGGCGCCGCGGCAGGCCAAAATCGCCGCGATGGCGGCTATCGCGATCTTGCTCGCCGTCAACAGCGCCCGCGCGGCGGGCGATCCGGCGCGCGGCGCCACGCTGTACCAGGGCTGCGGCGATTGCCATTCGATCGAGAAGAACGACGTCGGTCCGATGCACAAGGGGGTGGTGGGCCGCCTTGCCGGCTCGGTTGCGGGCTACAATTACTCGCCGGCGCTGAAGAACTCGAGGATCGTGTGGACGGAGGCTAGAGCAGATTCTGATCAGACACGGTCATAA